The sequence CCCCGCAGGGCTGGAACCCGGCCAACGCCTCAAACCCCTTTTCCAAGAAAAACCATGATCTCCTGCAGAGACATCACGAAATCCTACCGCAAGGGCGCGAACCTCGTCACGCCCCTCGAAAAGCTGAACCTGGAAGTCCCGCAGGGCGAGTTCCTCGCGCTCATGGGCCCGTCCGGATCGGGGAAAACCACCCTGCTCAACCTGATCTCCGGCATCGACACCCCCAGCTCCGGCTCGCTGGAAATCAACGGCGAGGACATCACCGGATTTTCCAGGAAACGGCTCACCAAATGGCGCTCGGAAAACGTCGGCTACATCTTCCAGCTCTACCACCTGATCCCTGTCCTGACAGCCTTCGAGAACGTCGAGCTGCCGCTGCTCATCACCTCCATGAGCCGGGCGGAGAGGAGGAAAAAGGTCGCTGCCGTGCTCGATCTGGTCGGCCTTGCGGATCGCTCCGACCACACGCCGGCCGAGCTTTCCGGCGGGCAGGAACAGAGGGTTGCCATCGCGCGGGCGCTGGTGGCAAACCCCGCCCTGCTGGTCGCGGACGAGCCGACCGGCGACCTCGACCGCGAGTCCGCCACGCACATCCTCGATCTGCTGCACACACTTGCGCGGGATCACGGCAAGACCATCGTCATGGTGACGCACGATGCCCGCGCCGCCGCCGCCGCAGACCGCACGTTGCACCTTGAGAAAGGCAAGCTCCTCACCGAAGACCCTAACAGGACACCCGCATGACCGCGCTATTGCAACTCGCCCTGAAACAGCTCGCCCGCCACCGCCTGCGGACGGCGCTGACCGTGCTCGGCGTCGCGTCCGGCATGTTCCTTTTCACCTCCGTGGAGACCTTGCAGCGGTCGCTGGGAGCGGCCACCGAGGAGACGGCGGCGGATACCACGCTGGTGGTGTACCGCGAGAACCGCTTCTGCCCCATGGCCAGCCAGCTGCCCGAGCATTACGCCGATGAGATCCGGCAAATCCCGAACGTCCGCGAGGTCATTCCCATCAAGATCATCGTGAACAACTGCGGGGCCAGCCTGGATGTCATCACCTTCCGCGGCGTCCCCGAAGGCCTGCTCACCAAGTTCGCGCCCGAGATCGAGGTCTTCGACGGCTCGGCGGCGGAGTGGTCGAAGCGCAGTGACGCCGCCTTGCTCGGCGAGCAGTTCGCGAAACGCCGCGGGCTCAAGCCGGGCGACAAGTTCGATGCGGTGGGCATCACGGTTTACGTCGCGGGCATCATCCGCTCGCCCTTTCCGCAGGACAACAACGTCGCCTACGTCCACCTCGATTTCCTCCAGCAGGCATCGCGCACCGGGCTGGGGATCGTCACGCAATTCAATGTGCGGGTCGAGAAATCGGCCGACCTGAAACCGGTGGCGGAGGCCATCGACGCCCGTTTCAAATCCGACCAGCAGCCGACCAACACCCGCCCGGAGAAAGCCTTTTTCGCGGAAACCGCAGGCCAACTCATCGAGTTGATCGGCTTCACCCGCTGGCTGGGATTGGGCGCGGTGCTGGCGGTCATCGCCCTCGTGGCAAATTCCATCCTGCTCATGGTGCGCAGCCGCGTGAAGGAGAACGCCGTGCTCCGCACCATCGGCTACCCCGGCCGTGCGATCATGTTCCTGGTTCTCAGCGAGGGCGGGATGCTCGGGCTCGCGGGCGGCATCGCAGGGGCGGGCTTGGCATGGGTTTTCCTGCGCTGGCAGAGCTTCACCATGGGCAGCGAGGGGCACACCCTCGCCGTCCTGCCGGAGCTTTCCACCGTCCTTTTCGCGAGCGGCGCGGCCCTGGTGCTGGGCGTGGTGGCTTCGCTCCATCCGGCCATCGTCGCCATCCGCCAACCCATCGTGAAATCACTTAGGTCATGAAATAGAATCTTCCTTGAGGATTGAATTCTGAAAGTTGAGTTTTAATGCTGCCACTATCATACGCCCTGCGGAATCTTTTCCGCGACAAGTCCCGGCTCGTGCAGACGGTGGGCGGGTCCGCGCTTGTGGTGCTGCTCATCATGGCGGCGACGGCGCTGAACGGCGGGATGGCGAGAACCCTTTCCGCCTCCGGCTCGCCGCACAACGCGATCCTGCTGGGTGCGGGCAGCGAGGAAAGCATCCAGCGCAGCGAGGTCAGCGCTTTGTTAGGCGGCATCGCCGAGGCATCGATCCCCGGCGTTTCCACGATACTCGGCAAGCCCGCCGTTTCCCCTGAGATCCACTACATGACATTTTTGGAAACGCCCGCCGGCGGGAAAGGGCAGGGGCTTTTCCGTGGCGTGACTCCCAAGGCGCTGCTGGTGCATCCCGAAGTGCGCATCACCAGCGGCACTTTTCCCGGAGCGGGCGAGGTCATGCTCGGCAGGCTCGCATGGCGCAAGCTCGGCCTTCCCGCGGAAAGCCTGATGCCCGGTTCCAAGGTCATCATCGACGGCGCGGAGCTCACCGTCTCCGGCATCTTCGCCGCCCCCGGCACCGTCATGGAATCCGAAATCTGGGCTGCCATCGGCGATCTCCATATGCTCGCCCAGCGCGAGACCGTCTCCTGTGTGGTGATGAAAATGGAAACCCTGAGGGATTTCGCGGAAGCCGAGCTTTTCAGCCAGCAGCGGCTCGACCTGGAGCTCACGGCGATGCGGGAAAGCGATTACTATGCGGCGCTCAGCGATTTCTACCGCCCGCTGCGCATCATGACCTGGATCACCGCCGGGCTCGTCGCCGCCGGGGCGGTCTTCGGCGGATTCAACACCCTCTATGCAGCCTTCGCCTCCCGCATCCGCGAGCTGGCCACGCTCCAAGCCATCGGCTTCGGGCGGGCGGCGGTGTTTTTCAGCCTCGTGCAGGAAAGCCTCGTCGCATGCCTCGCCGGCACCCTGCTCGCCTCCGTGCTCGCCATCTTCCTTCTGGATGGCTTGACGATTCCCTTTTCCATCGGCGCGTTCACGCTTACCGTTTCACCGGCGGTGGCGGTTGTCGGCCTTGTGGCCGGCACGCTGCTCGGCGTCATCGGCTCCATCCCGCCCGCCATACGCTGCCTCCAGCCATCATTGCCGAAAGCCCTGCGATCATAACCTAGCAAGGAGGGGCCGCATCCTGCGGCCCCTCCCTGGGAAAAACAAAACCAAGACCATGAAAACCACAATCACGCTATCCGCCATCCTCGCCGCGCTCGCATTCAGCGCCTGCAAGGAATCCGCAACCACCGCCACATCCGAGCAAGCCATCGCCCCCGATCCCGTCCTGGAGAGATTCTTCACCGATGAACCCATCGCGGATGCCCGGCAGATCACCGCCGTGAGAGCCACCGTCAAGCCTGGCGACGGGATCACCCTCACCGGCCTGGTGATGGGCAGGACAAAAGTCTTCGTCGATGGCCGCGCATCCTTCGTTCTCGGCGACAGGACGACACTCACCCCATGCAGCGACATGGGCGAGGACGACCACTGCCCGACACCCTGGGATGCCTGCTGCGACTCCAAGGAAGACCTCCTCAACGGCATCGCCTCCATCCAGATCGTCGGCGAGGACGGTCGCGTCCTTTCCGGAAACATCAAAGGCACGAAAGGCCTCAAGGAACTCAGCAAGGTGACTGTGACAGGCACCGTCGCCGAGCAATCGACCGCCGATTCCCTCATCGTCAACGCGACCAAGATCCACGTTGGCGAGCCATAGTTCTCACCGGCCCACCAGGCCTGCGAGTTGCCGGACTGCCTCCCGGTGCGATTCCGTTTTCAGTGCCTGGTCGGATTGTTCGAGTGCGAGGGAGGAATGCCGCCTGGCTGCGGCGGTGAGCTCCCCGTGCCCGAGGCGCGCCAGCACGGCCAGGCATTTCTGGACCCGCACCCCGACTTCGAAAATCGCCGCCCCGTCGCGGCTGATCGCGGTGAAGGCATCGTCGAGCAGATCCTCGGGATCGAGGGCGGCCACCTCCACGTTGGGATACTTCACTTCATCGGTTTCGCTGCGCAGCTTGCTCCACGTCTCCACCAGGCGGATCTGGATGCCGAGCACGGCGATGGCCGTGCCGGGGTCGTTGACGGCGGGTGAAAGCGCCCGGCCGGCGATTTCCGAAAGGATGATCATGCCGAAGCGCGGATCGCTCACCACGCGGCGGGCATCGCCGATGTTGAAACAATCATGGATGAGCGAAGAGGTCTCCTCGTCGGGCATTTCCCCGCCGCTGATGA comes from Akkermansiaceae bacterium and encodes:
- a CDS encoding ABC transporter ATP-binding protein produces the protein MISCRDITKSYRKGANLVTPLEKLNLEVPQGEFLALMGPSGSGKTTLLNLISGIDTPSSGSLEINGEDITGFSRKRLTKWRSENVGYIFQLYHLIPVLTAFENVELPLLITSMSRAERRKKVAAVLDLVGLADRSDHTPAELSGGQEQRVAIARALVANPALLVADEPTGDLDRESATHILDLLHTLARDHGKTIVMVTHDARAAAAADRTLHLEKGKLLTEDPNRTPA
- a CDS encoding ABC transporter permease; protein product: MTALLQLALKQLARHRLRTALTVLGVASGMFLFTSVETLQRSLGAATEETAADTTLVVYRENRFCPMASQLPEHYADEIRQIPNVREVIPIKIIVNNCGASLDVITFRGVPEGLLTKFAPEIEVFDGSAAEWSKRSDAALLGEQFAKRRGLKPGDKFDAVGITVYVAGIIRSPFPQDNNVAYVHLDFLQQASRTGLGIVTQFNVRVEKSADLKPVAEAIDARFKSDQQPTNTRPEKAFFAETAGQLIELIGFTRWLGLGAVLAVIALVANSILLMVRSRVKENAVLRTIGYPGRAIMFLVLSEGGMLGLAGGIAGAGLAWVFLRWQSFTMGSEGHTLAVLPELSTVLFASGAALVLGVVASLHPAIVAIRQPIVKSLRS
- a CDS encoding ABC transporter permease; translated protein: MLPLSYALRNLFRDKSRLVQTVGGSALVVLLIMAATALNGGMARTLSASGSPHNAILLGAGSEESIQRSEVSALLGGIAEASIPGVSTILGKPAVSPEIHYMTFLETPAGGKGQGLFRGVTPKALLVHPEVRITSGTFPGAGEVMLGRLAWRKLGLPAESLMPGSKVIIDGAELTVSGIFAAPGTVMESEIWAAIGDLHMLAQRETVSCVVMKMETLRDFAEAELFSQQRLDLELTAMRESDYYAALSDFYRPLRIMTWITAGLVAAGAVFGGFNTLYAAFASRIRELATLQAIGFGRAAVFFSLVQESLVACLAGTLLASVLAIFLLDGLTIPFSIGAFTLTVSPAVAVVGLVAGTLLGVIGSIPPAIRCLQPSLPKALRS